A part of Melittangium boletus DSM 14713 genomic DNA contains:
- a CDS encoding carboxymuconolactone decarboxylase family protein produces the protein MKPRMNAFAVAPDALNLMVDFSKKVEALGLEPSLRELVKIRSSQLNGCAFCIHMHTRDARAHGETEERIYLLDGWRESPLYTDRERAALGWTEALTLISQTHAPDEDYAALKPHFTEEEIVKLTLMIGVINTANRLVLGFRAVHPVTPRSEAA, from the coding sequence ATGAAGCCCCGGATGAATGCCTTCGCGGTCGCGCCGGACGCCCTCAACCTCATGGTGGATTTCAGCAAGAAGGTGGAGGCCCTGGGGCTGGAGCCGAGCCTCCGCGAGCTCGTCAAGATCCGCTCGTCCCAGCTCAATGGCTGCGCCTTCTGCATCCACATGCACACCCGCGACGCTCGCGCACATGGGGAGACCGAGGAGCGCATCTACCTTCTGGACGGCTGGCGTGAGTCGCCGCTGTACACCGACCGCGAGCGGGCGGCCCTGGGCTGGACCGAGGCCCTGACACTCATCTCCCAGACGCACGCACCCGACGAGGACTACGCCGCGCTCAAACCGCACTTCACCGAAGAGGAGATCGTGAAGCTGACCCTCATGATTGGCGTCATCAACACCGCGAACCGGCTCGTCCTCGGCTTCCGGGCCGTGCACCCGGTGACCCCTCGCAGTGAAGCCGCCTGA